The sequence below is a genomic window from uncultured Stenotrophomonas sp..
GCGCCGGTGCCGGTCAACCCGCCCGGGTTCGACGTCACCGTATAGCTGCTGATGGCCGCGCCGCCGGTGCTGGCCGGCGCGGTGAACGTCACCGTCGCCTCCGTGTTGCCGGCCGTGGCCGTGCCGATGGTCGGCGCGCCCGGGGCGATGGCGCTGACCGCGAAACTATGGGGCACCGTGGTAGCGGCGTTCCAAACGCTGTCACCGTCCTGATCGGCATTGATGGTGCAACTGCCGGAGGTGACGAAGGTCAGCGCGCCGCCAGAGGTGATGGTGCACACGCCCGTGGTGGACGAGCTGAACGCCACCATCAGGCCAGACGTGGCGGTGGCCGCCAGCATCGGCGTGGTACCGAAGTTCTGCGTACCTGGGTTGGTGAAGGTGATGGTCTGGTTGCCCTTGGGGGTAGCCGAGTTGCTGGCCGCGGAGGCAGTGCTGGTGCCGGTATCGTTGGTCGCCGTCACCGTGAAGGTGTAGGCGGTGCCGTTGCTCAGCCCGGGCACCGTGATCGGCGAGGTGGTGAAGCCGTTGCCGCCGGCAGTGATCCCGCCGGGGTTGGAGGTGACCGTATAGCCGGTAATTGCCGAGCCGCCATTGTTGGCCGGCGCGGTGAACGTCACCGTCGCCTGCCCGTCGCCCGCCGTGGCCGTGCCGATGGTCGGCGCATCCGGTGCGGTGAGGATGGCTACCGTGTGGGCAGTGCCGGCGGTATAGGCCGCCGGGCCGCTGTTGCCGGCACCATCGGCAATGTCGGTCGAAGCCTTGAGATTGAGTTTGAGCGTGCCGTTGCCGGTGATGCCGCTCACGGTGACGGTATAGCTGGCACCGCCGCCGGTCATGCTGGCGATAGTGCCGCTGGCAGTGCCGGTCGACCCCAGCACGAAATCACCGGTGGAAACATTGACGACCGGCTCGTTGAACGTAACGAGGAAGTCCACCGAGGTGGCGCCGGCCGCCGCCGAGCCGCTCAGTGCAATGCTCGTTACCTCGGGCAGCACGCCATCGATGACGATGTTCCTGTTCGCGCCCAGCGAATTGGCCGCCCCCGGCGAAGCCAAGGTCAGCACGGCAGTGTTGCCCGCCGCATCGCGCAGGGTGCCGTCGTTGAGGGCCAGCGCGGTGGTGCCCACGTAGTCCAGGTCGGCGCTGCTGTCCCCGGGCTGCACCGTGTAATTGAAGGTCAGCGTGCTGCTGCCAGTGCCGCTGGCGTAATTGGCCGGGCGGTCGCTCGTGCCGGTTTCCAGCGTCAACTGCGGCGTGCCGGTGACGGTGACCGCCTCGCTGAAATTGACCTGGAGGGCGATGGTGTCGCCTACCTTGTAGGTGCCGTTGGCCGTGCTGGAATTGACCGAGGTGACGGTGGGCACCACGCCGTCGATAACGAGGTTCTTGTTGGCCCCCAACGAATTGGCTGCGCCGGGCGCTGGCAAGGTCAGCGTGGCGTTGTTGCTGGCCGCATCGCGCAGCGTGGCATTGTTGAGCGCCAGTGCGGTGGTACTCACGTAATCCAGATCGGCGCTGGTATCCCCGGCCTGCACCGTGTAGTTGAAGGTCAGTGCGCTGGTGCCGCTGCCGCTGGCGTAATTGACCGTGCGGTCGGTGGTGCCGGTTTCCAGCGTCAGCTGTGGCGTGCCGCCGGCAACGATGACCGGCTCGCTGAAATTGATCTGGATGGTGAGGATGTCGCCCACCTTGTAGGTGCCATCGGCGGTGCTCGACGTCACGCTCGCCACCGTCGGCGGTGCGGAGTCGGGCAGGATCGCGGGCGCGAAGGCAAATGTATCGAACGTCGCCTGGAAGCCGATGGCCGTGGAAGTGATGACCACTTCATCCACATTGCCGAATATGCTGCTGTCTAGGGTGATCGTACCCATCCCGCCATCACCAATCAGTCCGGTGAACTGTGTACCGGTCGGGTTGCCGTCCCTGAACCCCTCGATCTTCGAAACGCCTGCCCCGTAGGCATATACGAATACACTCAGGAACCGGAACTCGTTCCCCGAGCTGGTCCTGACTGTGATCGTCTCCGGTGCGGCGAAAATTGAGCTGCTTGCCAACAGGGCCGCGCTGTCACCTTCTCCCCCTTGGTTCATTTCATACCAGTTCTCCTGGGAATAGGTGAGCTGGAAGTCGCCGCTTGAAAAGGTATGCGATCCGCTATCGACGGTGTCCCCGAACCCGAGCGAATTGAAATTTATGGTCACCGCCGATGGTATGGAGGCGGCCTGGACCCCCTGTACCAAACCGGTGGAAATCAGCAGCATCCACGGTGCCATGCGCAGCGCACGGGAAACCTTCCCGAGCAGGTAACGAGTGAAAGTGGCCGGCATGTCAATCCCCTGTGGGCTACGAAAAGGGGCGGCCCACCCACCGGCGGCCCGCCCACAGAATGAATCCTTCAAATCCCCCAACCGCAGAAAGCGGCCGGATCCGATCACGCCCCGTCTCTCACGGTCTGGCGGATCTTCGGCAACCCTCGCGCCTGCTCACGCAGGCGTGACGAATCTAACAGTCCTTGGTGGATCTCCGGAAGCGGAATCGGTGACGAAGGAGTTTCGGGAGTTCCGGGGGGAGGCGGCCAGCTGGTGCAGCCGGGGCCTCGTGCGGGCGGTATTGGAGAGAAAACAGTCGCCAGTTCAAGGGCACCGTGGGCATGCCCCCAGCCAGTACCGCGGCCTGGACAGCGTGTTCGACGGTATCGGTCCGGCGCCATGAAAGGAAACGCCGGCCACTGGCCGGCGTTTCCTTTCGTCATGCGGTGGCCGGGTTCAGTGCCCGGACGCCTTGCCGGCACCGATGCCGGTTTCGGCGCGTACCTGCTGCGCCGGGTAGGCGGCGCGTTCGGCCTGCGCGTTCCTGCTCTTGTCCAGCACCGAGAACAGCCAGATGCTGACGAAGGCCAGAGTCATCGAGAACAGCGCAGGGCTGGTGTACGGGAACGGTGCGCTGCCGGCCGGGTTGCCCAGCGTGGCTTCCCATACCGACGGCGACAGCAGGGTCAGCACCAGCGACGAGGCCAGGCCGAGGAAGCCGCCGATCACCGCGCCGCGGGTGGTGCAGTCTTTCCACAGCAGCGACAGGAACAGCACCGGGAAGTTGGCCGAGGCGGCGATGGCGAAGGCCAGCGACACCATGAAGGCCACGTTCTGCTTCTCGAAGGCGATGCCCAGCAGCACCGCGATCACACCCAGCGCCACGGTGGTGACGCGCGACACGCGCAGCTCCGAGCCTGCCGGCGGCTTGCCCTTCATGATCATCGTCGCGTACAGGTCATGCGACACTGCCGAGGCGCCGGACAGGGTCAGGCCGGCGACCACCGCCAGGATGGTGGCGAAGGCCACCGCGGAGATGAAGCCCATGAAGATGTTGCCGCCCACCGCCTTGCCGACCAGCACCGCGGCCATGTTCGGCCCGCCCTGGATGGCGCCGGTGGCCGGGTCGGCGTAGGCCGGGTTGGTCAGCACCAGGGCGATGGCGCCGAAGCCGATGATGAAGATCAGGATGTAGAAATAGCCGATCCAGGTGGTGGCCCAGAACACCGACTTGCGCGCCTGCTTGGCGTCGGGAACGGTGAAGAAGCGCATCAGGATGTGCGGCAGGCCGGCGGTGCCGAACATCAGCGCCATGCCGAAGGAGATCGCCGAGATCGGGTCCTTGACGAAGCCGCCCGGGCCCATGATCGACAGGCCGGTGCTGGCCGCCTCGCCCGCCTCCTTGCCGGCGTTGGCCGCGATCTGGGTCTTGACCTGCACCGCGGTGGCGAACAGCTTCTCGAAGCTGAAGCCGAACTTCCACATCACCATCAGCGCCATGAAGGTCACGCCGAACAGCAGCAGGCAGGCCTTGATGATCTGCACCCAGGTGGTGGCGGTCATGCCGCCGAACAGCACGTAGACCATCATCAGCACGCCGACCAGCACCACCGCGATCCAGTAGTCCAGGCCGAACAGCAGCTTGATCAGTGCGCCGGCGCCGACCATCTGCGCGATCAGGTAGAACAGCACCACCACCAGCGTGCCGGAGGCGGCAAACAGGCGGATGGGCTTCTGCTGGAAGCGGTAGCCGGCGACATCGGCGAAGGTGAAGCGGCCGAGGTTGCGCAGCCGCTCGGCCATCAGGAAGGTCAGGATCGGCCAGCCGACGAGGAAGCCGATGGCGTAGATCAGGCCGTCGTAGCCGTTGGTCATCACCGCCGCGGTGATGCCCAGGAACGAGGCTGCCGACATGTAGTCGCCGGCGATCGCCAGGCCGTTCTGGAAGCCGGTGATGCCGCCGCCGGCGGTGTAGAAGTCCGACGCCGACTTGGTGCGCGCGGCGGCCCACTTGGTGATGCCCAGGGTGGCCAGCACGAACGCGGCGAACATGATGATCGCGGTCCAGTTGGTCGGCTGGCGCACGGTCTGGCCGATGTCGCCGCCGGCCGCCAGCGCGGCGCCGCTGGCGGCGAGCAGGGCCAGCAACGCGCCGGAGCGGAGCAGGGGGGAGCGGCTCATTGCACGTCCTCCACGATCTGATGGGTCAACTGGTCGAACTCCTTGTTGGCGCGGCGCACGTAAAAGCCGGTGATGGCGATGGTGAACACCATCAGCCCGATCGCGATCGGGATGCCGATGGTGGTCATGCTGCCGGCGGAGAGCGGGGTGGCCAGGAACGCCTTGTCGAAGGCGATCAGGCCGATGTAGCCGTAGTAGGCCAGCAGCATCAGCACGGTCAGCACCCAGCCCAGGCGGTTGCGGGTGCGGCGCAGGCGCTGGTAGGCCGGGTGGTTGGCGATCCGCTCGACGCGGGGGTCGGTGGAAGCATTCATTCGGGGTCCTCCGAACAGGAACAGTCGTTGGAAACGGGCCGTCACGGCGCAACGCGTGCACTGGCAGCGGCATGAAGTGCTCCCCGTGGGGGTAGGGAGGTGCTGCAACGCCGGCGCCGCGCGGGCGCCGGCGGCGGGTACGTCAGAAGCTGTACTTGGTGGTGAACTGCACGCGGCTGATGTCGCCCTTGCGGCCGTCCTCGATCTCGCGCACGCCGTACATCAGCTCGGCGCCGATATCGACCTTGGGCATCGGCGTGTAGAACACGTTGCCGCGGATCGACTGCACGCTCCTGGTGACCAGGTTGCCGGTCAGCGAGGCGTTGTTGTCGTAGTCGCTGCGCGCGTAGATCAGGTTGGTGCGCAGCTTCGGCGTGAACGCATGGCGCCAGCCGACGTAGGCGGCGACCACCCCGGTCGGGTCCAGCTCGTCGCGAATGGCGTCGTAGGCGCTGTCGCCGGTGATGCCCAGGCCGATGTAGCGGGAGATGCCCTCGCCGCCGGTGAGCTGGTAGTGCAGGCTGTCGCTGCCACCCATCACCCACTTGCCACCCAGGGTCAGGCCGCCGGCCATCTTGCTGGCGTCGGCGCCGGTGGCCTGGTTGTCCACCTTCAGCTGGCGCAGCAGGCCGGCCACACCGAACGTGCCCCAGTCGCCCTTCCAGCCGTAGCGCGCGGTCAGGTCGGGCAGCGAGCCGCGGTCGGAATTGGCCGCGCCGACCAGTGTGGTCTCCGGGTTTTCCAGTGCCACGCTGAAGCCGCCGTTGGTGTAGCGCACCTGCGTCTGGCGCACGAAGATCACGCCGTCGGTGGGACCGACGAAATCCACCGCCTCGGGCAGCGCGGCCACGTCCATGAAGTTGGACCAGGTCTGGCCGGCCAGCCAGTTGTTCCAGTACATGTAGGCGTGGCGCAGGGTGACGCCGTAGGTGTTGGTAGCACTCTGGTTGCCCAGCGCGTTGCCGAAGAAATCCATCTCCACCATCGCGCCGGCCTTGTCGCCGCCCTCGGTGACGTGGTCCACGCCGAGGTTGAAGCGCGAGAACTTGGCGTGCGCGTTGTAGTCCACGTCCGAGGCCTGGCCCGAGCCGCCGGCGCCGTGCACCGGAGTCTGTCCCGGCAGGTACAGGGCGCGGCCGGTGGCGTCGTCGGCCAGCTGGCCGTCGCTGGTGCGGGTGGCGAGGAAGTCGGCCTTGATGAAGCCGCCGAACTTGAAGGTGGTGCCCGGCGTCGCGCCGGGGGTGATGCTGGTGGCCTGGATCGGCTGCTTGCCGGCCGGCAGTGCCGGTGCGGCCGCGGTGATGGCCGCTTGCTCGGCGCGTGTCTG
It includes:
- a CDS encoding putative sodium:solute symporter (Evidence 3 : Function proposed based on presence of conserved amino acid motif, structural feature or limited homology; Product type pt : putative transporter), which translates into the protein MSRSPLLRSGALLALLAASGAALAAGGDIGQTVRQPTNWTAIIMFAAFVLATLGITKWAAARTKSASDFYTAGGGITGFQNGLAIAGDYMSAASFLGITAAVMTNGYDGLIYAIGFLVGWPILTFLMAERLRNLGRFTFADVAGYRFQQKPIRLFAASGTLVVVLFYLIAQMVGAGALIKLLFGLDYWIAVVLVGVLMMVYVLFGGMTATTWVQIIKACLLLFGVTFMALMVMWKFGFSFEKLFATAVQVKTQIAANAGKEAGEAASTGLSIMGPGGFVKDPISAISFGMALMFGTAGLPHILMRFFTVPDAKQARKSVFWATTWIGYFYILIFIIGFGAIALVLTNPAYADPATGAIQGGPNMAAVLVGKAVGGNIFMGFISAVAFATILAVVAGLTLSGASAVSHDLYATMIMKGKPPAGSELRVSRVTTVALGVIAVLLGIAFEKQNVAFMVSLAFAIAASANFPVLFLSLLWKDCTTRGAVIGGFLGLASSLVLTLLSPSVWEATLGNPAGSAPFPYTSPALFSMTLAFVSIWLFSVLDKSRNAQAERAAYPAQQVRAETGIGAGKASGH
- a CDS encoding conserved hypothetical protein (Evidence 4 : Homologs of previously reported genes of unknown function), which produces MNASTDPRVERIANHPAYQRLRRTRNRLGWVLTVLMLLAYYGYIGLIAFDKAFLATPLSAGSMTTIGIPIAIGLMVFTIAITGFYVRRANKEFDQLTHQIVEDVQ
- a CDS encoding conserved exported hypothetical protein (Evidence 4 : Homologs of previously reported genes of unknown function) gives rise to the protein MNRHTTRMVRRPLAAALFVALLAPGMALADTAKEQALEARVAELERQVQLLLSTQQQQQGAIAQTQSEVQQTRAEQAAITAAAPALPAGKQPIQATSITPGATPGTTFKFGGFIKADFLATRTSDGQLADDATGRALYLPGQTPVHGAGGSGQASDVDYNAHAKFSRFNLGVDHVTEGGDKAGAMVEMDFFGNALGNQSATNTYGVTLRHAYMYWNNWLAGQTWSNFMDVAALPEAVDFVGPTDGVIFVRQTQVRYTNGGFSVALENPETTLVGAANSDRGSLPDLTARYGWKGDWGTFGVAGLLRQLKVDNQATGADASKMAGGLTLGGKWVMGGSDSLHYQLTGGEGISRYIGLGITGDSAYDAIRDELDPTGVVAAYVGWRHAFTPKLRTNLIYARSDYDNNASLTGNLVTRSVQSIRGNVFYTPMPKVDIGAELMYGVREIEDGRKGDISRVQFTTKYSF